The window GCAAACCGACCGCCCGATCCCACaagtgacgacgacgacaaccaccaccatgtcgGCTATCAGACAGAGAGCGGCCCTGCTCGCCCGGCAAGCCCGGCCGCAGGCTGTTCGCAACACCAGACGCTATGGCTCGAGCCACGgtcacgaccaccaccacgagcacacggtcgaggagaagcttgGAGTACGTTTACCCATGGCCAGTTCGGTCATGATGTCGCTTGGGACCATCAGAAAGTGGAGGACATGTGTTACGAGCCGGCGCTGACTTGCTGGAATAGACTGGCTTCTATCTCTCGGCCGCTACCCTCGCTGGTACCTGGGTTGTTTACAAGGCCTCTCGCCCCGGCACAGACGGCGAGCTGTCGACATTCAGCAGGTGGTTGAAGGAATGGGCGGACCTCCACCAGACTTGGGAGACACGAAACGA is drawn from Podospora pseudocomata strain CBS 415.72m chromosome 1 map unlocalized CBS415.72m_1, whole genome shotgun sequence and contains these coding sequences:
- a CDS encoding uncharacterized protein (EggNog:ENOG503P55K; COG:C), whose product is MSAIRQRAALLARQARPQAVRNTRRYGSSHGHDHHHEHTVEEKLGTGFYLSAATLAGTWVVYKASRPGTDGELSTFSRWLKEWADLHQTWETRNDLLAAAVEQAAADRHLLLNAPRNRTHDLRFPEVFNTGSPFNVPAGHYVNIDKVVAHYQQQHLKEEERKAKKLAAAAQQ